In Liquorilactobacillus hordei DSM 19519, the following proteins share a genomic window:
- a CDS encoding MerR family transcriptional regulator translates to MKEQIFKYSIGTTAKLLHIPDSTIRYYEKEGILQIPRNLNGQRYFLKEDIEWLKFIQHLKGTGMSIDDLKQYVTWRAEGDTTIKKRLALLKSTQIKLESSIVQTQKHLEILTDKINWYEKKLHGSINDNESFREYLKRFGHEE, encoded by the coding sequence ATGAAAGAGCAAATATTTAAATATTCTATCGGTACAACTGCAAAACTACTTCATATTCCTGATTCAACAATTAGGTACTATGAAAAAGAAGGTATATTACAGATACCTAGAAATTTAAATGGCCAAAGATACTTTCTCAAAGAAGATATTGAATGGCTTAAGTTCATTCAGCATCTAAAAGGCACTGGTATGTCTATTGATGACTTAAAACAATATGTTACATGGCGTGCAGAGGGTGACACAACAATAAAGAAACGACTTGCGCTTTTAAAATCAACTCAAATTAAGCTAGAATCTTCGATAGTACAAACACAAAAACATCTAGAAATTCTTACAGATAAAATTAATTGGTATGAAAAAAAATTACATGGGAGTATAAACGATAACGAATCATTTCGCGAATATCTTAAACGCTTTGGTCATGAAGAATAG
- a CDS encoding cupin domain-containing protein — translation MNENKNIKKGIVFPLGLKNDAYAKYFMGQSYLNELVNDSDLNVSVGVVTFEPQCRNNWHIHHNGYQILLVTGGEGWYQEEGEIAKKLVAGDVVVTHDDIKHWHGATKNSWFSHIAITAGRPEWLEAVSDKEYNKLEE, via the coding sequence ATGAATGAGAATAAAAATATAAAAAAAGGAATTGTTTTCCCTCTTGGCTTAAAAAACGATGCTTATGCAAAATATTTTATGGGACAGAGTTATTTAAATGAGCTAGTCAATGATTCAGATTTGAATGTAAGTGTTGGAGTGGTAACATTTGAGCCTCAATGCCGTAATAATTGGCACATCCATCATAATGGATATCAAATTTTATTAGTCACAGGCGGTGAAGGCTGGTATCAAGAAGAGGGGGAAATAGCTAAAAAATTAGTAGCAGGTGATGTAGTTGTTACACACGATGATATCAAGCATTGGCACGGGGCTACTAAGAATAGCTGGTTTTCGCATATTGCCATCACAGCAGGAAGGCCCGAATGGCTCGAAGCAGTTTCTGATAAAGAATATAATAAGTTGGAGGAGTAA
- a CDS encoding carboxymuconolactone decarboxylase family protein — protein sequence MKKKQTAGHDILGSFAPKFAELNDDVLFDQIWSREEQLALHQRSLITIAALISTGNFEQLDAHLKIGKENGITKAEISEVITHLAFYVGWPKAWSAFNRAKSIF from the coding sequence ATGAAGAAAAAACAAACAGCTGGACATGATATTTTAGGAAGCTTTGCTCCAAAATTTGCAGAGTTAAATGATGATGTTTTATTTGATCAGATTTGGTCACGTGAAGAGCAGCTAGCGCTACATCAAAGAAGTTTAATTACTATTGCTGCATTGATTTCAACGGGGAATTTTGAACAACTTGATGCCCATCTTAAAATCGGAAAAGAAAATGGAATAACCAAAGCTGAAATTTCAGAAGTAATTACTCACTTAGCTTTTTATGTAGGCTGGCCGAAAGCGTGGTCGGCGTTTAATAGAGCTAAGTCTATATTTTAA
- a CDS encoding MerR family DNA-binding transcriptional regulator: MNVKETSEITGVSTAAIRYYEKEKLLPEIDRDINGNREIDE; this comes from the coding sequence ATGAATGTTAAAGAAACGAGTGAAATAACGGGTGTTTCAACTGCGGCAATTAGATATTATGAAAAAGAAAAATTGCTGCCAGAAATTGATAGAGATATTAATGGGAATCGCGAAATTGATGAGTGA
- a CDS encoding MerR family DNA-binding protein: protein MTFILKMRAAGMSVDNLRKYMQLVDAPGDNAQKQIALLKEQLIQMEEKRNNIQAAVELLHYKLDHYYDHVNLAEKELKRLDQQHDISKKIRNN from the coding sequence ATTACATTTATTCTTAAGATGAGAGCAGCTGGAATGAGTGTAGATAATCTTAGAAAGTATATGCAGTTAGTTGATGCTCCAGGAGATAATGCACAGAAACAGATTGCTTTATTGAAAGAGCAATTAATACAGATGGAAGAAAAAAGAAATAATATTCAGGCTGCCGTTGAACTTTTACATTATAAATTAGACCATTATTATGATCACGTTAATTTAGCGGAAAAAGAATTAAAGCGGTTGGATCAGCAACATGATATAAGCAAGAAAATAAGAAATAACTAG